From bacterium, a single genomic window includes:
- the pilM gene encoding type IV pilus assembly protein PilM has protein sequence MALIGGSKAIAGLDIGSSSIKIVLLKETGKGYRLLNMGIRPLPQEVIVDGAIMDAGVISDTLRDMVREMKLKVKDVAVSVSGHSVIIKKIKIQEMTEEELEKNIQFEAEQYVPFDASEVNMDFVIMGTVEGEGKMEVLLVVVKKDVINDITTVVSDAGLNPIVVDVDAFALQNMYETNYVMNPEDVVALVNVGASTTNINIIRDGVSIFTRDVSVGGNQYTESIQKQLQVSYDEAELLKKGESVGEKGAADVEAIMVTISGNLAQEIQRSLDFFNSSNPDIQISRVSLCGGGAKVESVVKAMEQRLGIQVEMVNPLEAITVNRKKFDPDLIADMAPMLGIGVGLAIRKAHDR, from the coding sequence ATGGCACTGATTGGCGGTTCGAAAGCTATAGCCGGTCTGGACATAGGCTCCAGTTCCATCAAGATCGTCCTGCTCAAGGAGACGGGCAAGGGGTATCGCCTCCTGAACATGGGCATACGGCCTCTTCCTCAGGAGGTCATCGTTGACGGGGCCATTATGGATGCCGGTGTCATCAGTGATACTCTGAGGGACATGGTCCGTGAGATGAAGCTCAAGGTGAAGGACGTTGCAGTATCCGTGTCTGGTCACTCAGTCATTATCAAGAAGATCAAAATACAGGAGATGACCGAAGAGGAGCTGGAGAAGAACATCCAGTTCGAGGCCGAGCAGTACGTTCCCTTTGATGCCTCTGAGGTCAACATGGACTTTGTCATTATGGGAACGGTGGAGGGGGAAGGCAAGATGGAGGTCCTCCTGGTGGTGGTGAAGAAAGACGTTATAAACGATATCACCACCGTCGTCTCAGATGCCGGCCTCAACCCCATAGTGGTGGATGTGGATGCCTTCGCCCTGCAGAACATGTACGAGACCAACTATGTCATGAACCCCGAAGATGTTGTGGCACTGGTGAACGTGGGTGCTTCAACGACGAACATCAATATTATCAGGGATGGAGTTTCTATCTTCACACGGGACGTTTCGGTAGGGGGCAACCAGTACACCGAGTCTATCCAGAAACAGCTGCAGGTCAGTTACGACGAGGCGGAACTTCTCAAGAAAGGCGAATCGGTGGGAGAGAAGGGTGCCGCTGATGTGGAAGCGATCATGGTCACCATCTCCGGCAACCTGGCCCAGGAGATACAGAGATCCCTGGACTTCTTCAACTCATCCAACCCGGACATTCAGATCAGCCGCGTTTCCTTGTGCGGCGGCGGTGCAAAGGTCGAAAGTGTGGTCAAGGCGATGGAGCAGCGGTTGGGGATCCAGGTAGAAATGGTTAACCCCCTGGAGGCCATAACTGTCAACCGGAAGAAGTTTGACCCGGATCTGATCGCGGATATGGCCCCGATGCTGGGTATAGGTGTGGGACTGGCCATAAGAAAGGCGCATGACCGATGA
- a CDS encoding pilus assembly protein PilP: MSFRNFSLPVLLIFLTGVMVAGSACSKKAPPSKPLAPLAVTPKKAAPAATATVAAEDQVSAFGYEVSGRNPFGSLLRVKKLVAEGIPEEQLTPLQRIPVTDMKVESIIISSRKSVAHVITPDGKAHIIAIGTLMGRHKGKVVRMNSDEIIVEEQFEDYLGRAFKQETVLRLREKEGENL; this comes from the coding sequence ATGAGTTTTAGGAACTTCTCACTCCCTGTCCTCCTGATTTTCCTGACAGGGGTCATGGTTGCGGGGTCAGCCTGCAGTAAAAAGGCGCCCCCATCGAAGCCGCTGGCTCCGTTAGCTGTGACGCCCAAAAAAGCGGCGCCTGCGGCAACTGCGACAGTCGCAGCTGAGGATCAGGTTTCGGCCTTTGGCTACGAAGTGTCGGGCAGAAACCCCTTTGGCTCACTCCTGAGAGTCAAGAAATTGGTGGCGGAAGGGATTCCTGAAGAGCAGTTGACACCGCTCCAGAGAATTCCGGTCACTGATATGAAGGTGGAGAGTATCATTATCAGCAGCAGGAAATCGGTAGCCCACGTCATTACTCCCGATGGGAAGGCTCATATTATTGCGATTGGAACACTAATGGGCCGGCACAAGGGTAAGGTTGTCAGGATGAACTCGGACGAAATTATCGTAGAGGAACAGTTTGAGGATTACCTGGGAAGGGCGTTCAAGCAGGAAACGGTTCTCAGGTTACGCGAAAAAGAAGGGGAGAATCTGTGA
- a CDS encoding helix-turn-helix transcriptional regulator — protein MKKGKKVQLKSNLKPNNVRNIREAKLMSKSELAKAADLSIPTIDRVEKGHPCRMETMRKIIKALGLTLDERNTVFLE, from the coding sequence ATGAAAAAGGGGAAAAAGGTGCAGCTTAAATCCAACCTCAAACCCAACAACGTCCGGAACATCAGGGAAGCCAAACTGATGTCCAAGTCAGAGCTTGCCAAGGCGGCCGATCTTTCCATCCCTACCATCGACAGGGTGGAGAAGGGGCATCCGTGCCGTATGGAGACCATGAGGAAGATCATCAAGGCTCTGGGCCTGACCCTGGACGAACGCAACACAGTTTTCCTCGAATAG
- a CDS encoding pilus assembly PilX N-terminal domain-containing protein, with protein sequence MNTIQINHGHEASRGQRGTALVLSLFLITVLTVLGTMVLNTAIVEIKMAQNQKISSQVFYAAEAGLERGLLMLIEDFDTEGGSAWGNANYVGWAETVTESAVSGSTTFDPDVRSLDMYISSPDANLKKLTLSGGHGVNNLTFDLYIYKVGSSEAYVMSNAYGNGGMAAIEYHLAVEDMSPYNNAIFTGAGVSGHFQGSVNLAGSIYSRGTLDVGANVQVTNNYTTGHHPLAPGDALYDMLPAVTDLDTKVRVKGGDLNIESTSAQIGYAGTDNRIEGIYVDGATNIDAVGTHYYDEHTSEVPDVPLPSIYDGIREIFDDNSLNLDTCIAAKSGANDAAIATSIYADWVSGTGCASSLSSSGMVINASDFGSPAVIDGSTGNLTYDDGAGNGMYFDDATDTLTIKGNVVILGDLKFGQSNGNDDITYEVYGDNSGGFSQADGGTLYCSGDLEIRGGFSPDPSKGYLKGVTGVDDINSLGVVTPGDITFTGKNDNIHAGFYFAEGQVNFNKQSKFAGTIIGGLVNFSQVPDVYQVPNLKNYLPPGVPGGQTIVKLTSREWRRVY encoded by the coding sequence ATGAATACTATTCAGATAAATCACGGTCATGAGGCGTCCAGAGGTCAGCGGGGCACCGCCCTTGTCCTGTCCCTGTTCCTCATCACGGTGCTCACCGTTCTGGGAACCATGGTACTTAACACCGCCATTGTAGAGATCAAAATGGCCCAGAACCAGAAGATCTCCTCCCAGGTATTTTACGCGGCGGAGGCCGGACTGGAGAGGGGTCTCCTCATGCTCATCGAGGACTTCGATACCGAGGGCGGGTCCGCATGGGGCAACGCGAACTACGTAGGCTGGGCCGAGACGGTCACAGAGTCAGCGGTGAGCGGGTCCACCACCTTCGACCCCGACGTGCGTTCCCTGGATATGTACATCTCGAGCCCCGATGCGAACCTTAAAAAACTGACCCTCTCGGGCGGTCACGGAGTGAACAACCTCACCTTCGACCTTTATATCTATAAGGTAGGTTCAAGCGAGGCTTACGTGATGTCCAACGCCTACGGCAACGGCGGAATGGCTGCCATAGAATACCACCTTGCGGTGGAGGATATGTCCCCTTACAACAACGCTATCTTCACCGGGGCGGGGGTTTCAGGCCACTTCCAGGGTAGTGTCAACCTTGCTGGATCCATTTACTCGAGAGGGACCCTGGACGTGGGTGCCAACGTCCAGGTCACCAACAACTACACCACGGGGCACCATCCCCTTGCACCCGGGGATGCTCTTTACGACATGCTGCCGGCCGTTACGGACCTGGATACAAAGGTCCGGGTCAAGGGGGGTGACCTCAACATAGAATCGACCTCAGCCCAGATCGGATACGCCGGCACCGACAACCGCATAGAGGGTATCTATGTGGACGGCGCTACCAACATCGATGCCGTTGGGACCCACTATTACGACGAACACACCAGCGAGGTCCCCGACGTTCCCCTGCCCAGCATCTATGACGGGATCAGGGAGATCTTTGACGACAATAGCCTGAACCTGGATACCTGCATCGCCGCCAAGTCGGGAGCCAACGACGCGGCCATAGCCACCTCCATCTACGCCGACTGGGTCAGCGGCACGGGGTGCGCATCTTCCCTTTCCAGTTCCGGCATGGTTATCAACGCCAGTGATTTCGGGTCCCCTGCGGTTATCGATGGCTCTACCGGGAACCTGACCTACGATGACGGGGCCGGCAACGGGATGTATTTCGACGACGCTACTGATACCCTCACCATCAAGGGCAACGTGGTCATTCTCGGGGACCTTAAGTTTGGCCAGTCTAACGGGAACGATGACATTACCTACGAGGTTTACGGCGACAACTCGGGAGGGTTCAGCCAGGCCGATGGAGGCACCCTCTATTGCAGCGGAGATTTGGAAATCCGAGGCGGCTTCAGCCCCGATCCCAGCAAGGGCTACCTCAAGGGGGTCACGGGAGTGGATGACATCAACAGCCTCGGAGTTGTAACGCCGGGGGACATCACCTTTACCGGAAAGAACGACAATATCCACGCCGGGTTCTATTTCGCCGAAGGGCAGGTGAACTTTAACAAACAATCCAAGTTTGCCGGTACGATTATTGGCGGTCTGGTGAACTTCTCCCAGGTGCCGGATGTGTACCAGGTTCCCAACCTCAAGAACTACCTACCCCCGGGGGTGCCCGGCGGACAGACCATCGTGAAGCTTACCAGCCGAGAGTGGAGGAGAGTGTATTAA
- the pilQ gene encoding type IV pilus secretin PilQ: protein MKRFIAKLPWVLLAVFALVASGCAAPKSQMRSSVEEAALASVTSVTGEELPDRVRLNIEGTATLAYTVFRLSEPLRLIVDLADTDITGLGELITVDLGNVATVSPIQLYEDAGRIGRLEVSLVELWDYETSRADNTIIIDFLKPVTVSEETPQADEMLPAQPVSDKPPVEVVELELTPGGETTDAQGEIMAEGTAAAQVQEDLPPAGFINSVLFVEAGDGLTVEFVADGSVSEYLTMELSDPTRLVLDVQNVAKGFAPSRIPVEMGGVTNIRVGEHYDQNKLRFVFDMEGDQIPPYFVESAGSGLVLRIGEGVVPVQQIEAAAAQPEFEPEPASSFTEVSASAQVAMADKSEESLEPAPATAVAGAVAQSDSGVSEIRYRAEVSGGAVLVISDPPVEYEISQPDASHLLIDLRDVALSRDLVRSQDTRDMDGALQSMSSYNPRGGGGGRISLTFIPGTTYEVDQTGGTLTVSLTAPAAVPMAQSIAQKVQPEAVALIQTPVSPALVPAAATASATEKMVVEDIAVPREVGPQYTGERITLDFQNADLLNVLRLIAEVSGLNIITAEGVGGKISMRMQDVPWDQALDIILKTKGLGQVREGNVVRIAPRAILEGERIAELKAKEAEVKMENLILEIVPISYSKAEDLVSQLNSFLSARGSITTDKRTNSLIVKDIEENVKKIKDLVGELDVPTPQVRIEARIVIVDEGYVKNLGIQWGGVHDDGAGTQIFGESGTSSTGFSGALVNMPASNANTVLGFTFGNINNFTNLDLRLSALEQTNNGRIISSPSLLVIQNETANIEVNNPFPENRTSTEVSDEGSTTTTEVSFPDIWTKLKITPQVTSSDDIFMEVLVEKDSKGQQAVFDDNIFTGVNKHKLETKIILKNHGTAVIGGLYTENEGQSNSSVPFFSKIPVLGWLFKNKNTSNNRDELLIFINATIVEG, encoded by the coding sequence ATGAAGCGTTTTATCGCAAAACTGCCGTGGGTTCTTCTGGCGGTCTTCGCCCTGGTCGCAAGCGGGTGTGCTGCTCCCAAGAGCCAGATGCGCTCCTCCGTGGAAGAAGCAGCCTTGGCCAGTGTCACCTCGGTGACAGGTGAGGAACTGCCGGACAGGGTTCGACTGAACATTGAGGGTACGGCAACCCTCGCTTACACGGTGTTCAGACTTTCAGAACCGTTGAGGCTTATCGTTGATCTGGCTGATACCGACATAACCGGTCTCGGTGAACTGATCACGGTGGACCTTGGGAACGTTGCCACTGTCAGCCCCATCCAGTTGTACGAGGATGCCGGGCGTATCGGCCGCCTCGAAGTCTCCCTGGTGGAGTTGTGGGACTATGAAACTTCAAGGGCTGATAACACCATAATTATCGATTTCCTCAAGCCTGTTACGGTTTCGGAAGAGACCCCCCAGGCTGATGAAATGCTCCCGGCACAACCGGTCTCCGATAAACCGCCTGTAGAAGTGGTGGAGCTGGAACTGACCCCCGGAGGGGAAACTACGGATGCCCAGGGTGAAATTATGGCAGAAGGAACCGCTGCCGCTCAGGTTCAGGAGGATCTGCCTCCGGCCGGGTTCATTAACAGTGTCCTTTTTGTAGAGGCTGGCGACGGGTTGACCGTTGAATTCGTTGCTGATGGTAGCGTTTCAGAGTACCTGACTATGGAACTTTCAGACCCGACCCGTCTTGTGCTTGACGTTCAGAATGTGGCAAAGGGGTTCGCACCAAGCAGGATCCCGGTTGAAATGGGTGGTGTAACCAATATTCGGGTGGGTGAACATTACGATCAAAACAAGCTGCGTTTCGTTTTTGACATGGAGGGTGACCAAATACCTCCCTATTTTGTGGAATCTGCGGGATCCGGGCTGGTACTGCGAATTGGCGAGGGAGTTGTCCCGGTCCAGCAGATTGAGGCCGCAGCTGCTCAGCCCGAATTCGAGCCGGAACCCGCATCCTCCTTCACCGAGGTTTCCGCCTCCGCCCAGGTGGCTATGGCCGACAAGTCTGAGGAAAGTCTCGAACCCGCGCCTGCTACTGCCGTGGCCGGAGCGGTGGCCCAATCTGATAGCGGAGTGTCCGAAATCCGGTATCGGGCCGAAGTCTCAGGCGGTGCTGTCCTGGTCATCTCGGATCCTCCCGTCGAATACGAGATCTCCCAACCGGATGCGAGCCATCTTCTCATTGATCTCAGAGATGTAGCTCTCTCCAGGGATCTGGTCAGGAGTCAGGATACCAGGGATATGGATGGGGCACTTCAATCGATGAGTTCCTATAACCCAAGGGGCGGCGGAGGCGGCAGAATAAGCCTGACCTTTATCCCAGGCACTACCTACGAGGTGGATCAGACCGGCGGGACCCTTACTGTGTCCCTGACGGCTCCTGCGGCGGTACCGATGGCCCAGTCAATCGCTCAGAAAGTCCAGCCGGAAGCAGTTGCTCTTATTCAGACACCCGTGTCACCGGCTCTGGTGCCGGCCGCAGCTACCGCTTCTGCTACCGAGAAGATGGTGGTAGAGGACATTGCGGTCCCCAGGGAAGTGGGACCGCAATACACAGGGGAACGGATCACCCTTGATTTTCAGAACGCCGACCTGCTCAACGTGCTGAGACTCATAGCAGAGGTTAGCGGACTCAATATTATCACGGCGGAAGGTGTGGGCGGAAAGATCAGCATGCGCATGCAGGATGTTCCATGGGACCAGGCTCTTGATATCATCCTTAAAACCAAGGGCCTGGGACAGGTTCGGGAAGGTAACGTAGTGCGAATCGCCCCGCGGGCAATCCTGGAAGGTGAAAGGATTGCTGAACTCAAAGCCAAGGAGGCTGAAGTTAAGATGGAGAACCTGATCCTTGAGATCGTGCCAATCAGCTACTCCAAGGCCGAGGATCTGGTGAGCCAATTAAACTCTTTCCTCAGTGCCAGGGGATCCATCACAACCGACAAGAGGACCAACTCCCTTATTGTAAAGGACATCGAGGAGAATGTTAAAAAGATCAAAGATCTGGTGGGAGAGTTGGATGTTCCAACGCCTCAGGTAAGGATCGAAGCCAGGATCGTCATCGTTGATGAGGGCTACGTGAAGAACCTCGGTATTCAGTGGGGAGGGGTCCACGACGATGGGGCCGGAACCCAGATCTTCGGTGAATCGGGTACATCCAGTACCGGTTTTTCAGGCGCTCTCGTCAACATGCCTGCATCAAACGCCAATACTGTCCTCGGGTTCACCTTTGGCAACATCAATAATTTCACCAACTTGGACCTCAGGCTAAGTGCTCTGGAGCAGACGAACAACGGACGAATCATTTCAAGTCCGTCCCTGCTCGTCATCCAGAACGAAACGGCCAATATTGAGGTGAACAACCCCTTCCCTGAAAACCGAACATCTACTGAGGTAAGTGATGAGGGGTCGACCACGACAACCGAAGTTTCCTTCCCGGACATATGGACCAAACTGAAAATAACTCCCCAGGTAACGAGCAGTGATGATATCTTCATGGAGGTTCTGGTGGAGAAGGACAGCAAGGGACAGCAGGCTGTCTTTGATGACAACATTTTCACCGGTGTGAACAAGCACAAGCTGGAAACCAAGATTATTCTGAAAAATCACGGAACGGCAGTCATCGGCGGTCTCTATACCGAGAACGAGGGGCAAAGCAACAGCAGCGTACCGTTTTTCTCCAAGATCCCTGTTCTCGGGTGGTTGTTCAAGAACAAGAACACCTCAAACAATAGAGATGAGCTTCTCATTTTTATCAACGCCACCATCGTCGAAGGTTAA
- the aroC gene encoding chorismate synthase gives MLRFLTAGESHGESLIAILEGLPAGLEVSSGQINLELARRQKGYGRGKRMEIESDKVEFFSGMRGGRTLGSPLAMRIKNRDWDNWQNTMGPEGRNRDARSVSSPRPGHADLAGGIKYGHKDFRNILERASARETAARVAVGAVVKALLERCGVTIGGHVVSIGGSSPSTAEFKRHREGAIAETSPVRCLDKSAEREMVKLIDKAMEDGETLGGVFEIKAFDVPVGLGSHVHWDRRLDSDLASAVMSIPAIKGVQIGSGFRAAQLPGSAVHDAIFYDKTRGFYRETNNAGGIEGGITNGETVILSAAMKPIPTLMSPLGSVHFLSKRKVDAAVERSDVTAVPAACVIGESMVAFVLAKHMCEKFGGDSMDEMLQNLEAYKSYIEKL, from the coding sequence ATGCTTCGATTCCTGACGGCAGGTGAATCCCATGGCGAATCGCTCATTGCCATTCTTGAAGGGCTTCCTGCGGGCCTGGAGGTGAGTTCCGGTCAGATTAATCTAGAGCTTGCAAGAAGGCAGAAAGGTTATGGACGTGGAAAACGGATGGAAATCGAGAGCGACAAGGTGGAATTTTTTTCCGGGATGCGGGGAGGAAGGACTTTAGGCAGCCCCCTGGCAATGCGCATAAAAAATCGGGATTGGGATAATTGGCAGAATACGATGGGACCCGAGGGGAGAAATCGTGATGCCCGATCGGTTTCCAGTCCCCGGCCCGGTCACGCAGATCTTGCCGGAGGTATAAAGTACGGACATAAAGATTTCAGGAATATCCTTGAAAGAGCCAGTGCGAGAGAGACGGCTGCCAGGGTGGCCGTGGGAGCCGTGGTAAAGGCCCTGTTGGAACGGTGCGGGGTAACCATCGGCGGACATGTTGTGTCCATTGGAGGATCATCCCCTTCAACCGCGGAATTTAAAAGGCACAGAGAGGGAGCTATTGCGGAAACCTCGCCGGTACGATGCCTGGACAAATCCGCCGAGAGGGAAATGGTAAAACTTATCGATAAAGCGATGGAAGATGGTGAGACCTTAGGTGGTGTTTTCGAGATAAAAGCCTTTGATGTTCCGGTGGGGTTGGGTAGTCACGTTCACTGGGACCGACGTCTGGATTCTGATCTGGCCTCTGCAGTTATGAGTATTCCTGCCATTAAAGGCGTTCAGATCGGATCTGGGTTTCGAGCTGCCCAACTGCCCGGTTCAGCCGTCCACGACGCTATTTTTTACGATAAGACCAGAGGATTTTATCGTGAGACGAACAATGCCGGAGGTATCGAAGGGGGGATCACCAATGGGGAAACAGTGATCCTCTCAGCTGCCATGAAGCCCATACCGACCCTGATGTCGCCCCTGGGATCTGTTCATTTCCTGAGTAAGAGGAAAGTTGATGCCGCAGTGGAACGCTCCGATGTCACAGCTGTTCCTGCAGCATGCGTTATTGGTGAATCTATGGTTGCCTTTGTGCTGGCCAAGCACATGTGCGAAAAATTTGGTGGTGACTCCATGGATGAGATGCTGCAAAATCTGGAGGCGTATAAGAGTTACATTGAAAAACTGTAG
- a CDS encoding type 4a pilus biogenesis protein PilO, whose amino-acid sequence MAIDAQTIANLSPAKKILLVLVSVVLVFGLYWQLAYKGKARTIDRLRNDLSNKQAKLNENEAIARNLPRFKEEVQKLNQQLGKVVQELPNKREIPDLLEKISNLGALNGLEVIYIKPQNDVDQGFYAEVPIAIKVKGGYHEVGLFLDALSRLPRIINVSDITMGNAKEDERSGVIVLDISALATTYRYVEKGG is encoded by the coding sequence ATGGCTATCGATGCACAAACAATCGCCAACCTTTCCCCGGCCAAAAAGATCCTTCTGGTGCTGGTATCCGTAGTCCTGGTTTTCGGGCTTTACTGGCAGCTGGCCTATAAAGGGAAGGCAAGAACGATCGACAGGCTCAGGAACGACCTGAGCAATAAACAGGCCAAACTCAATGAAAATGAGGCCATTGCCAGAAACCTCCCGAGGTTCAAGGAGGAGGTCCAGAAACTTAACCAGCAGTTGGGCAAGGTCGTTCAGGAACTGCCAAACAAAAGGGAGATCCCCGACCTGCTGGAGAAGATCAGCAACCTGGGTGCTCTAAACGGCCTTGAGGTTATTTATATCAAACCGCAGAACGATGTTGATCAGGGTTTTTATGCCGAGGTTCCTATAGCGATCAAGGTAAAAGGCGGTTATCACGAGGTAGGACTTTTCCTCGATGCACTTAGCAGGCTGCCGAGGATCATCAATGTCAGCGATATCACCATGGGCAACGCCAAGGAAGATGAGCGCAGCGGAGTTATCGTCCTGGACATCAGTGCCCTTGCCACGACTTACAGATACGTCGAGAAGGGGGGATGA
- a CDS encoding PilN domain-containing protein, with amino-acid sequence MIKINLLPVREERRRLGARQEQMFFALIMILAVIGVYYWHATTNAKIKDLRIHITQAEQDITRLSKIVKEVEKFKADKKILEGKIAVIDKLKTFRQVQIHYMDELNKALPSQVWLEYYQQKGDTLVLRGKSLSTDDIAGFMRNLESSVYFEDIRLDQTSQKEQSVGDRKMKVNDFSLRLMVVPAGGKG; translated from the coding sequence ATGATAAAGATCAATCTTTTACCGGTCCGTGAAGAACGGCGCCGCCTGGGTGCCAGGCAGGAACAGATGTTCTTCGCACTCATAATGATCCTTGCTGTCATCGGGGTCTATTACTGGCACGCTACAACCAACGCCAAAATAAAAGACCTGAGGATTCACATCACCCAGGCCGAGCAGGACATAACCCGGCTGAGCAAGATCGTCAAGGAAGTGGAAAAGTTCAAGGCGGACAAAAAGATCCTGGAAGGCAAGATCGCCGTTATCGATAAGCTCAAGACCTTTCGACAGGTTCAGATCCATTACATGGATGAACTCAACAAAGCTCTGCCGAGCCAGGTCTGGCTCGAATACTATCAGCAGAAGGGCGATACTCTGGTGCTGCGGGGCAAATCCCTGTCCACCGATGATATTGCCGGTTTCATGAGAAACCTGGAATCTTCCGTTTATTTTGAAGACATCAGGCTCGACCAGACGAGCCAGAAGGAACAATCGGTTGGTGACAGGAAAATGAAAGTGAACGACTTCAGTCTCAGGCTGATGGTTGTTCCCGCTGGCGGGAAAGGGTAA